A genomic segment from Sander vitreus isolate 19-12246 chromosome 3, sanVit1, whole genome shotgun sequence encodes:
- the rffl gene encoding E3 ubiquitin-protein ligase rififylin isoform X2, whose protein sequence is MFASCCNWLCMDSGEGVGQPAAERRHQSYTNSGFNSQPSPSGSPSEPSCKACGGRLDTPATKHVCVDCKKDYCSLCSAQLEPRPRLCHTCQRFYGNLLERAELMKLKVKELRDYLHLHEVSTHLCREKEELVELVLGQQSSPSSDSAPETLTPLDPPAVTPRIFTLTPDPPAPTLDPPVPPPDPPADQPEAPPTETLTQPDDQDEDQVSDPEDAPVSGRRASLSDLSGLEDIEVLSVRQLKEILARNFVNYKGCCEKWELMERVRRLYQDQQNLRAANAVNAAESGRDGSAAVEENLCKICMDSPIDCVLLECGHMITCTKCGKRMSECPICRQYVVRAVHVFRS, encoded by the exons ATGTTTGCGTCCTGCTGTAACTGGCTGTGTATGGACTCAGGTGAGGGTGTGGGACAGCCTGCAGCGGAGCGACGTCATCAGTCCTACACTAACTCAGGCTTCAACAGCCAGCCGTCTCCGTCAGGGTCTCCGTCTGAACCGTCCTGTAAGGCGTGCGGGGGGCGCCTGGACACACCGGCCACCAAG catgtgtgtgtggactgtAAGAAGGATTACTGCAGCCTCTGCTCGGCCCAGCTGGAGCCCCGCCCCCGGCTCTGTCACACCTGCCAGCGTTTCTACGGCAACCTGCTGGAGCGCGCCGAGCTGATGAAGCTGAAGGTGAAGGAGCTCCGGGACTACCTGCACCTGCACGAGGTCTCCACACACCTGTGTAGAGAGAAG GAGGAGTTGGTGGAGCTGGTCCTGGGTCAGCAGTCTTCTCCGTCCAGTGACTCCGCACCCGAGACCCTGACCCCCCTGGACCCCCCTGCTGTGACCCCTCGCATCTTCACCTTGACCCCTGACCCCCCCGCCCCCACCCTTGACCCCCCTGTCCCACCCCCGGACCCACCCGCCGACCAGCCTGAAGCCCCGCCCACAGAGACCCTAACCCAGCCCGATGATCAGGACGAAGACCAG GTGTCGGACCCCGAGGACGCCCCGGTGTCGGGCCGCCGGGCGTCTCTGTCGGACCTGAGCGGTCTGGAGGACATCGAGGTGCTGAGCGTGCGCCAGCTGAAGGAGATCCTGGCCAGGAACTTTGTCAACTATAAAGGCTGCTGTGAGAAGTGGGAGCTGATGGAGAGAGTGAGACGGCTGTACCAGGACCAGCAGAACCTGAGGG cgGCCAACGCTGTGAACGCTGCAG AGTCCGGCCGCGATGGTTCTGCAGCTGTGGAGGAGAACCTCTGTAAGATCTGCATGGACTCCCCCATCGACTGCGTCCTGCTGGAGTGCGGTCACATGATCACCTGCACCAAGTGCGGCAAGAGGATGAGCGAGTGTCCCATCTGCCGCCAGTACGTGGTCCGAGCCGTCCACGTCTTCCGGTCCTAA
- the rffl gene encoding E3 ubiquitin-protein ligase rififylin isoform X1 — translation MFASCCNWLCVQYLTLVTVCIPGMFASCCNWLCMDSGEGVGQPAAERRHQSYTNSGFNSQPSPSGSPSEPSCKACGGRLDTPATKHVCVDCKKDYCSLCSAQLEPRPRLCHTCQRFYGNLLERAELMKLKVKELRDYLHLHEVSTHLCREKEELVELVLGQQSSPSSDSAPETLTPLDPPAVTPRIFTLTPDPPAPTLDPPVPPPDPPADQPEAPPTETLTQPDDQDEDQVSDPEDAPVSGRRASLSDLSGLEDIEVLSVRQLKEILARNFVNYKGCCEKWELMERVRRLYQDQQNLRAANAVNAAESGRDGSAAVEENLCKICMDSPIDCVLLECGHMITCTKCGKRMSECPICRQYVVRAVHVFRS, via the exons ATGTTTGCGTCCTGCTGTAACTGGCTGTGTGTGCAGTATTTAACCCTCGTTACAGTGTGTATTCCAG GTATGTTTGCGTCCTGCTGTAACTGGCTGTGTATGGACTCAGGTGAGGGTGTGGGACAGCCTGCAGCGGAGCGACGTCATCAGTCCTACACTAACTCAGGCTTCAACAGCCAGCCGTCTCCGTCAGGGTCTCCGTCTGAACCGTCCTGTAAGGCGTGCGGGGGGCGCCTGGACACACCGGCCACCAAG catgtgtgtgtggactgtAAGAAGGATTACTGCAGCCTCTGCTCGGCCCAGCTGGAGCCCCGCCCCCGGCTCTGTCACACCTGCCAGCGTTTCTACGGCAACCTGCTGGAGCGCGCCGAGCTGATGAAGCTGAAGGTGAAGGAGCTCCGGGACTACCTGCACCTGCACGAGGTCTCCACACACCTGTGTAGAGAGAAG GAGGAGTTGGTGGAGCTGGTCCTGGGTCAGCAGTCTTCTCCGTCCAGTGACTCCGCACCCGAGACCCTGACCCCCCTGGACCCCCCTGCTGTGACCCCTCGCATCTTCACCTTGACCCCTGACCCCCCCGCCCCCACCCTTGACCCCCCTGTCCCACCCCCGGACCCACCCGCCGACCAGCCTGAAGCCCCGCCCACAGAGACCCTAACCCAGCCCGATGATCAGGACGAAGACCAG GTGTCGGACCCCGAGGACGCCCCGGTGTCGGGCCGCCGGGCGTCTCTGTCGGACCTGAGCGGTCTGGAGGACATCGAGGTGCTGAGCGTGCGCCAGCTGAAGGAGATCCTGGCCAGGAACTTTGTCAACTATAAAGGCTGCTGTGAGAAGTGGGAGCTGATGGAGAGAGTGAGACGGCTGTACCAGGACCAGCAGAACCTGAGGG cgGCCAACGCTGTGAACGCTGCAG AGTCCGGCCGCGATGGTTCTGCAGCTGTGGAGGAGAACCTCTGTAAGATCTGCATGGACTCCCCCATCGACTGCGTCCTGCTGGAGTGCGGTCACATGATCACCTGCACCAAGTGCGGCAAGAGGATGAGCGAGTGTCCCATCTGCCGCCAGTACGTGGTCCGAGCCGTCCACGTCTTCCGGTCCTAA